In Terriglobales bacterium, the following are encoded in one genomic region:
- a CDS encoding FmdE family protein → MSSLDEYLREAEAAHGHLCAGQVLGVRMAMAGLSRLGIQDPRGVDRKRLVTYVEIDRCATDAVMVVTGCRLGKRALKFVDWGKMAATFVDLQSDRAIRVAAKESSKEAARRLHPEIENKNQQQMLAYREMPEEELFEFQNVRVNVGPEDLPGYKGERIVCAKCAEGINFRREIVVEGRTLCQGCAGKKYYTTLGNPS, encoded by the coding sequence ATGAGTTCTCTCGACGAGTATCTCCGTGAAGCCGAAGCCGCTCATGGCCATCTTTGCGCCGGACAAGTGCTAGGAGTTCGCATGGCCATGGCTGGTCTTTCCCGGCTTGGAATTCAGGACCCGCGTGGAGTTGACCGGAAGCGTCTGGTCACTTATGTGGAGATTGATCGCTGCGCCACCGACGCCGTAATGGTCGTAACCGGCTGCCGCCTGGGAAAGCGCGCGCTCAAGTTTGTCGATTGGGGCAAGATGGCGGCGACATTTGTCGACTTGCAAAGTGATCGCGCAATCCGCGTTGCTGCAAAAGAATCGTCCAAGGAAGCTGCGCGAAGGCTGCATCCCGAGATCGAGAACAAGAATCAGCAGCAGATGCTGGCATATCGCGAAATGCCCGAAGAGGAATTGTTTGAGTTTCAGAACGTTCGGGTAAACGTAGGCCCCGAGGACCTTCCCGGATACAAAGGCGAGCGCATTGTCTGTGCGAAATGCGCTGAAGGCATCAACTTCCGTCGGGAAATCGTTGTGGAAGGAAGAACGTTATGTCAGGGCTGCGCGGGCAAGAAGTACTACACCACCCTCGGCAACCCTTCCTAG
- a CDS encoding L,D-transpeptidase has product MGANTEQVKAAEKRVVRYLSVLLFVLSVRELRAQIPAQPPAAAPIAERHRKVVVSIPHRKLALIEDGRVKKIYPVAVGAQQSPTPVGKFAVKTRLVEPTYYHPGKVIPAGAENPLGTRWIGLSTKGYGIHGTNLESSVGQAASHGCIRMHRADIEELFAEVEVGDQVEIRAEPDAEVAGIFGDVPTAGDKTDGMAVEVAVSQ; this is encoded by the coding sequence ATGGGAGCAAATACAGAGCAGGTCAAGGCAGCGGAAAAGCGGGTGGTTCGGTACCTCTCGGTCTTACTCTTCGTGCTTTCGGTTCGCGAGTTGCGCGCACAAATCCCAGCGCAACCTCCTGCCGCAGCCCCGATTGCGGAACGGCATCGCAAGGTCGTCGTCAGTATTCCTCATCGCAAGCTTGCTCTGATTGAGGACGGCCGGGTGAAGAAGATTTACCCGGTTGCCGTCGGAGCCCAGCAAAGCCCTACGCCCGTCGGCAAATTCGCGGTGAAAACGAGACTCGTAGAGCCCACCTACTACCACCCCGGCAAAGTTATTCCAGCCGGTGCTGAGAATCCTCTCGGAACCCGCTGGATCGGCCTCAGCACGAAGGGTTACGGCATTCACGGCACCAACTTGGAGAGCTCCGTTGGCCAAGCCGCTTCCCACGGTTGCATTCGCATGCACCGCGCAGACATTGAAGAGCTTTTCGCCGAGGTCGAAGTCGGCGATCAGGTTGAAATTCGTGCGGAACCTGACGCTGAGGTCGCGGGGATCTTTGGTGACGTGCCCACCGCAGGGGACAAGACGGATGGCATGGCAGTTGAAGTAGCAGTAAGTCAATAA
- a CDS encoding HD domain-containing phosphohydrolase, with translation MGYMLQALRNGNLRRKTPTILVVDDKLDTLLLVRELLTSRGYHVNTASDAEEALQAIQAEKPDLILLDVIMPGRSGYDLCRELKDDPATRLIPVVMITGLSDRADRVRGIEAGADDFLSKPLYPEELYARVKSLLKLKHFTDELENAEAVLFTLALGVEARDPFTGDHCSRLAHYAGDLGRHLHFDYENVVALERGGYLHDLGKIKVPDEILKKGCELTSIEWDVMKQHPADGEAICQPLKSFRKVLPIIRHHHEHWNGSGYPDGLEGHNIPVLARVLQVVDVYDALVTARPYKPALPQTQARDTMLHEAKRGLWDFELVREFFHMLESERRAA, from the coding sequence ATGGGATACATGCTCCAGGCCCTGCGGAACGGTAATCTACGGCGTAAGACCCCGACAATTCTGGTAGTGGACGACAAACTGGACACGCTCCTGCTTGTCCGTGAACTCTTGACTTCGCGCGGATACCACGTGAACACGGCGTCCGACGCAGAGGAAGCCTTACAAGCCATCCAGGCCGAAAAGCCTGACCTGATTCTGCTCGACGTAATCATGCCAGGAAGGTCCGGGTATGACCTGTGCCGCGAACTTAAAGACGATCCGGCGACTCGTCTGATTCCTGTAGTCATGATTACTGGATTGAGCGATCGTGCCGATCGCGTGCGCGGCATCGAAGCCGGTGCTGATGATTTTCTCTCCAAGCCGCTTTATCCCGAAGAGCTCTACGCTCGCGTGAAGAGTCTGCTGAAGCTCAAACACTTCACCGATGAACTGGAGAACGCCGAAGCTGTTTTGTTCACTCTTGCCCTTGGCGTGGAAGCGCGTGATCCGTTCACTGGTGACCATTGCTCCCGCCTTGCGCACTACGCCGGTGACTTGGGCCGCCATTTGCACTTTGACTATGAAAACGTCGTCGCCCTGGAGCGTGGTGGTTATCTGCATGATCTCGGGAAGATCAAGGTTCCAGACGAGATCCTGAAGAAGGGATGCGAACTGACTTCGATCGAATGGGATGTCATGAAGCAGCACCCGGCAGATGGCGAAGCCATCTGTCAACCTTTGAAGTCGTTCCGCAAGGTTTTGCCGATTATCCGCCACCATCACGAGCACTGGAACGGTTCCGGATATCCGGACGGTCTCGAAGGCCACAATATCCCAGTGTTGGCGCGCGTACTGCAAGTTGTAGACGTCTACGATGCGCTCGTAACGGCGCGTCCGTATAAGCCTGCACTGCCGCAAACGCAAGCCCGTGACACTATGCTCCACGAAGCAAAGCGTGGACTGTGGGATTTTGAACTTGTTCGCGAGTTCTTCCACATGCTTGAATCGGAACGTCGCGCGGCCTGA
- a CDS encoding glycosyltransferase, which produces MPQPAPRLRIVFFDAGGGHRNAANAIKTVIEQQQLPWQVDLLNLQDLLDSIDPLQKVTKIRLQDGYNLLLRKGWTRFTPQLLMVLHAMIRMWHYPVVRALEKYWSRNPADVVLSVIPNFNRALAQSIRKAIPDAKFVTLITDFADYPPHFWIEKESQYVICGTERAVAQAIALGHTRKAIFPTSGMVLNPRFYNSARVDRQAERQKLGLHPDWPTALVLFGGHGSPAMVKIARALQQSPAQVQMIFICGHSEKIAAELRRIPPTKPMFVEGFTKQVDYYMSLADFFIGKPGPGSIAEALHFGLPVIVERNASTMPQERYNTEWVQENEAGIVLKSFDEIETAVQRLLTGSTLENLRNKVAAHKNRAVYEAVDILAKFMDGVAERQPVLAEPAAW; this is translated from the coding sequence TTGCCACAACCGGCTCCCAGGCTAAGGATCGTGTTCTTCGATGCTGGTGGCGGACACCGTAACGCTGCCAACGCCATCAAGACCGTGATCGAGCAGCAGCAACTTCCGTGGCAAGTGGATCTCCTGAACTTGCAGGATCTGCTGGACTCGATCGACCCTCTGCAGAAGGTCACTAAGATTCGCCTGCAGGATGGCTATAACCTGCTTCTCCGTAAGGGCTGGACTCGCTTCACGCCTCAACTCCTGATGGTGCTGCACGCGATGATTCGCATGTGGCATTACCCCGTCGTGCGTGCCTTGGAAAAGTATTGGAGTCGGAATCCGGCCGACGTTGTCCTTTCAGTGATTCCAAACTTCAATCGCGCGCTCGCGCAGAGTATTCGAAAAGCCATTCCGGACGCAAAGTTTGTAACGTTGATCACTGACTTTGCCGATTATCCTCCGCACTTCTGGATCGAAAAGGAATCGCAATACGTGATCTGTGGCACAGAGCGGGCTGTCGCGCAGGCGATCGCGCTCGGGCATACGCGTAAGGCAATATTTCCCACATCGGGCATGGTGTTAAATCCGCGTTTCTACAATTCCGCGAGAGTAGACCGCCAGGCCGAGCGGCAGAAGTTAGGCCTGCATCCGGACTGGCCAACGGCCCTGGTTCTGTTCGGCGGGCATGGGTCCCCCGCCATGGTGAAGATCGCACGGGCGCTTCAGCAGTCGCCTGCGCAGGTACAGATGATCTTTATCTGCGGACATAGCGAAAAGATCGCGGCCGAACTTCGACGAATTCCGCCCACGAAGCCGATGTTCGTAGAAGGTTTTACCAAACAGGTGGACTATTACATGTCTCTGGCCGACTTCTTTATAGGCAAGCCCGGCCCAGGAAGCATCGCGGAAGCTCTCCACTTCGGCTTGCCGGTGATCGTCGAACGGAATGCGTCCACCATGCCGCAGGAGCGCTACAACACGGAATGGGTACAGGAGAACGAGGCGGGTATCGTGCTCAAGAGCTTCGATGAGATCGAGACAGCGGTGCAGAGATTGCTCACCGGCTCAACCTTGGAGAATCTGCGGAACAAGGTTGCAGCGCACAAGAACCGGGCAGTGTATGAGGCGGTCGACATCCTGGCAAAGTTCATGGATGGCGTGGCCGAACGGCAACCAGTTCTTGCGGAGCCGGCCGCGTGGTAG
- a CDS encoding dolichyl-phosphate beta-glucosyltransferase: MTPPRYSIIVPAYNEAERLGSTLQRMLAYIEESRWSAEIIVVNDGSRDATAAVVKEFAQRNPIVRLIENPGNRGKGYSVRNGMMSSSGQFLLFTDADLSSPIEEAPKLFAAIESGAADVAIGSRYLQSELQTRKQPIHRRMLGRAFNFALRIILGLSYVDTQCGFKAFNRKAVNTVFPNMKIERWGFDPEILFLAKRYGLRVVEVPVSWAHDHRSKISPIRDGVRMFTELMRVRMNSLSGKYLPSTVSTRVMTKIA, from the coding sequence ATGACCCCACCGCGCTATAGCATCATCGTTCCGGCGTACAACGAAGCGGAACGGCTTGGCTCGACCTTGCAGCGGATGTTGGCATATATCGAAGAATCGAGATGGTCGGCGGAGATCATCGTCGTCAACGATGGCTCACGGGATGCAACCGCCGCTGTTGTCAAGGAGTTCGCGCAACGGAATCCCATCGTCCGCCTCATTGAAAACCCAGGAAATCGTGGCAAGGGGTACAGCGTGCGCAACGGGATGATGAGCTCGTCTGGGCAATTCCTTCTCTTCACTGACGCCGATCTCTCTTCCCCAATCGAAGAAGCTCCCAAGTTGTTTGCCGCCATTGAGAGCGGCGCAGCAGATGTGGCAATCGGATCGCGCTACCTGCAAAGCGAGCTGCAAACCCGGAAGCAGCCCATACATCGAAGAATGCTGGGCCGAGCGTTCAACTTCGCATTGCGCATAATTCTCGGACTTTCGTACGTCGATACCCAATGTGGGTTCAAAGCCTTTAATCGCAAGGCGGTGAACACAGTCTTTCCTAATATGAAAATCGAACGCTGGGGCTTCGATCCTGAAATTCTTTTTCTTGCGAAGCGTTATGGGTTACGAGTGGTCGAAGTGCCTGTGTCGTGGGCTCATGATCATCGCTCCAAAATCAGTCCGATTCGGGATGGAGTGCGCATGTTCACGGAATTGATGCGCGTCCGCATGAACTCTTTGAGCGGAAAATATCTTCCTTCCACGGTCAGTACGCGAGTGATGACGAAGATAGCCTAA
- a CDS encoding UDP-2,3-diacylglucosamine diphosphatase yields MERAFDTLILSDVHLGAEISRARDALSLLKSTSFRRLILLGDIFNDLNFRRLKKEHWQFLSYIRKLSNPKRNVEVVWVEGNHDLGLSDLMSHLVGIPVYQQYMWEYGGKRYLAIHGHQFDRFVVNNFLVSRVGEALFLWIQKLDAGKKRFSRYLDRLNTRWLRLSDKVARGALAYAAHHGASHVFCGHTHVPIQAERNGIKYFNSGSWVDQHCTYITVGEDGVEIQNYTGTSDELISVETDGHSEIGTHEELEIPSHAFYRPVRG; encoded by the coding sequence ATGGAGCGGGCATTCGATACGCTCATTCTGTCCGACGTGCATCTGGGAGCCGAGATCAGCCGCGCCCGGGATGCATTGAGCCTGCTGAAGTCAACCAGCTTCCGCCGGCTCATCCTGTTGGGCGACATCTTCAACGACCTCAACTTCCGCCGCCTCAAGAAAGAGCACTGGCAGTTTCTGTCCTACATCCGCAAGCTCTCCAATCCTAAACGCAACGTGGAAGTTGTGTGGGTAGAGGGCAATCACGACCTGGGGCTTTCTGACCTCATGTCTCACCTAGTTGGAATTCCTGTTTACCAGCAGTACATGTGGGAATACGGGGGCAAGCGATACCTGGCGATCCACGGGCACCAGTTTGATCGCTTCGTGGTAAACAACTTTCTTGTAAGCCGGGTTGGCGAGGCTCTGTTTCTCTGGATCCAGAAGTTGGACGCCGGCAAGAAGAGGTTTTCCCGCTATCTCGACCGCCTCAACACTCGCTGGCTAAGACTGTCAGACAAAGTAGCGCGAGGCGCGCTCGCGTATGCCGCGCACCATGGAGCCAGTCACGTCTTCTGTGGGCACACGCATGTGCCAATCCAGGCGGAACGCAACGGAATCAAGTATTTCAATTCCGGCTCGTGGGTGGATCAGCACTGTACATACATCACGGTCGGTGAAGACGGAGTTGAAATTCAGAACTACACTGGCACCTCAGACGAGCTCATATCGGTAGAAACCGACGGCCATTCAGAAATTGGAACCCACGAGGAATTGGAGATTCCCTCGCACGCCTTCTACAGGCCGGTCCGGGGATAG
- a CDS encoding trypsin-like peptidase domain-containing protein: MPELEFLDSATAAQSTLAGSARIPDDAALLDAYSRAVTSAVEKVGPAVVHIAVRQRARQNSQRGPREAQGSGSGFVFTPDGFVLTNSHVVSNASEIVVTFPDAETHHATLIGDDPDSDLAVLRVDVPGQLPFAALGARQPLVVGQVAIAIGNPLGFQHTVTAGVVSALGRSMRSSTGRLIDNVIQTDAALNPGNSGGPLISSRAEVIGVNTATIMGAQGICFAIGADTAQFVAVRLIRNGKIERSFIGVAGQDVPIHTRIVRHYALPVTTGAMVISVESGSPAQSAGLRERDVIVGFGTRRVAGVDDLHRLLTEAAPGEVVEITVLRGTELVKVGIRPQSRN; the protein is encoded by the coding sequence ATGCCAGAACTGGAGTTTCTCGATTCAGCCACTGCGGCACAATCGACCCTGGCCGGCTCCGCCCGCATTCCTGACGATGCTGCGCTGCTTGACGCCTACTCACGCGCAGTGACCTCAGCCGTCGAGAAAGTTGGACCGGCCGTCGTGCACATCGCCGTTCGGCAGCGTGCGCGGCAGAATTCGCAAAGAGGTCCTCGTGAAGCCCAAGGAAGCGGATCGGGCTTTGTTTTCACTCCGGATGGCTTCGTTCTGACCAATAGCCATGTAGTGAGTAACGCAAGTGAGATCGTAGTCACCTTCCCCGACGCGGAGACACATCACGCAACGCTCATCGGTGACGATCCCGATTCAGATCTCGCAGTGTTGCGCGTGGACGTTCCGGGACAGCTTCCATTTGCAGCGTTGGGGGCCCGCCAGCCGCTCGTCGTCGGACAGGTCGCCATTGCGATCGGCAACCCGCTGGGATTTCAGCACACCGTGACGGCCGGAGTGGTAAGCGCGCTGGGACGCAGCATGCGTTCAAGCACGGGCAGACTAATTGACAACGTGATCCAGACAGATGCCGCCCTGAATCCGGGAAACTCGGGTGGTCCGCTGATAAGTTCCCGGGCCGAAGTCATCGGCGTGAATACGGCGACGATTATGGGCGCCCAGGGAATATGCTTCGCCATCGGCGCAGATACGGCGCAATTCGTTGCCGTGCGATTGATCAGGAATGGAAAGATCGAACGGAGCTTCATCGGGGTGGCAGGCCAGGATGTTCCGATCCACACCCGCATTGTTCGACACTATGCCCTGCCGGTGACAACCGGGGCCATGGTGATCTCGGTTGAATCAGGCTCGCCCGCACAAAGCGCGGGATTGCGCGAGCGCGACGTGATTGTCGGATTCGGTACCCGGCGTGTGGCAGGCGTTGATGACTTGCACCGGTTGCTTACCGAAGCCGCGCCCGGAGAAGTTGTTGAAATCACCGTACTTCGCGGTACCGAGCTTGTAAAGGTGGGAATCAGGCCGCAGTCGCGCAACTGA